The Phycisphaerales bacterium AB-hyl4 genome has a window encoding:
- the nadC gene encoding carboxylating nicotinate-nucleotide diphosphorylase has product MIDTDVMLDGFASADDVAGLVQRAREEDVGPNGLDVTSRVLIAAERSGDARMVAREAGVVAGLAVLPAVAKAYDGRIEVTCGTRDGAAVVSGQTVARFVGPVRSLLAMERVALNFVSHLSGIATHTAAYVAATKGTKARVCDTRKTLPGLRSLQKYAVACGGGATHRMGLHDAMLIKDNHLVGVSLEAMTDTLRDAIGRARAMYADLKFVEVEVDTLEQLEHVLPCGAEMVLLDNMSVEQLRQAVAMRDAAGVDVLLEASGGVTLDATAAIAATGVDRISVGGLTHSVRALDFGLDM; this is encoded by the coding sequence ATGATAGATACCGATGTGATGCTGGACGGATTCGCCTCGGCGGACGATGTGGCGGGGTTGGTACAGCGGGCGCGGGAGGAAGACGTTGGCCCCAACGGGTTGGATGTGACGTCGCGGGTGTTGATCGCAGCGGAGCGGTCGGGCGACGCGCGGATGGTTGCACGCGAGGCGGGTGTGGTGGCGGGGTTGGCGGTGCTGCCTGCGGTGGCGAAGGCGTACGATGGGCGAATCGAAGTAACGTGCGGGACGCGCGACGGTGCGGCGGTGGTGTCGGGGCAGACAGTCGCGCGGTTTGTCGGCCCGGTGCGGTCGCTGCTGGCGATGGAGCGGGTGGCGTTGAATTTCGTGTCGCATCTATCGGGCATCGCGACGCATACGGCTGCGTATGTCGCGGCGACGAAGGGCACGAAGGCGCGGGTGTGCGATACACGCAAGACGCTGCCGGGCCTGCGATCGTTGCAGAAATATGCGGTGGCGTGTGGCGGGGGGGCGACGCATCGCATGGGCCTGCACGATGCGATGCTGATCAAGGATAATCACCTTGTTGGGGTGTCGCTTGAGGCAATGACGGATACGCTTCGCGATGCGATCGGGCGGGCGCGGGCGATGTATGCTGATCTTAAGTTCGTCGAGGTGGAGGTGGATACGCTTGAGCAACTCGAGCATGTGCTGCCTTGCGGTGCAGAGATGGTGCTGTTGGACAACATGTCGGTGGAGCAACTGCGGCAGGCGGTGGCGATGCGCGATGCGGCGGGGGTGGACGTGCTGCTGGAAGCGAGTGGGGGTGTGACGCTGGATGCGACCGCCGCGATTGCCGCGACGGGGGTGGACCGTATTTCCGTGGGCGGGTTGACGCATTCGGTGCGGGCGCTGGATTTCGGGTTGGACATGTGA
- a CDS encoding sulfite exporter TauE/SafE family protein, producing the protein MFDLLPLPVIPDGTPVWWYVTAMCLAVLLVGISKAGFGGGVGIVALPLVANVVPADRAVGVMLPLLIVADVFAVGTHFRKQSRRHMNWLLVGAMAGIVLGSAVLWELSERGTLTFWLNLLVGSLCLVFVVLQCYRMVGGAVPRIPPGPWGGRGTGLAAGLTSTLSHSAGPIVSIYLLEQRMAKAALVGTMVLFFMITNVAKLPTFVWLGLINPATLLEGLWFVPMIPVGVVIGIWMYKRIPERPFVVVMYVGAALAAGNMLWEAANG; encoded by the coding sequence ATGTTCGACCTGCTTCCGCTGCCTGTGATACCCGATGGCACGCCGGTGTGGTGGTATGTCACGGCCATGTGCCTGGCGGTGCTGCTGGTGGGCATCTCGAAGGCGGGCTTCGGCGGTGGTGTGGGGATTGTGGCGCTGCCGTTGGTGGCGAACGTCGTGCCGGCGGACCGGGCAGTGGGGGTGATGTTGCCGTTGTTGATTGTGGCGGACGTGTTCGCGGTGGGGACGCATTTTCGCAAACAGTCTCGGCGACATATGAACTGGCTGCTGGTCGGAGCGATGGCGGGTATTGTGCTCGGCTCGGCGGTGCTGTGGGAGTTGTCGGAGCGGGGGACGTTGACGTTCTGGCTGAATTTGTTGGTGGGGTCGCTGTGCCTGGTGTTTGTGGTGCTGCAGTGTTATCGCATGGTGGGCGGCGCGGTGCCGCGGATTCCGCCGGGGCCTTGGGGCGGACGGGGGACGGGGTTAGCGGCGGGGTTGACCTCGACGTTGTCACACTCGGCGGGGCCGATCGTGTCGATTTATCTGTTAGAGCAGCGGATGGCGAAAGCGGCGTTGGTGGGGACGATGGTGCTGTTTTTCATGATCACAAACGTGGCGAAGCTGCCGACGTTTGTCTGGTTGGGGTTGATCAACCCGGCGACACTGCTTGAGGGGTTGTGGTTCGTGCCGATGATCCCGGTGGGGGTGGTGATCGGGATATGGATGTACAAGCGGATACCGGAGCGGCCGTTTGTGGTGGTGATGTATGTGGGGGCGGCGCTGGCGGCGGGGAACATGTTGTGGGAGGCGGCGAACGGGTAA